In a single window of the Aquarana catesbeiana isolate 2022-GZ linkage group LG13, ASM4218655v1, whole genome shotgun sequence genome:
- the LOC141116450 gene encoding uncharacterized protein isoform X30 → MVPYNEQPMCIQSVQSSRCAQARPPHPRLFRSAWRIITFLCSEPTFLSPMSEFTPVCECDYTSHVTAARGDYKSQHDRHTLRIFSPASYHIHPDLGHITFTQTSVISHSPRPQSYHIRPTFTQTSVLSHSPRPRSYHIHPDLSHITFTQTSVIPHSPRPQSYHIHPTFTQTSVLSHTPHIHPDLGLITYTPHSPRPRSYHIHPTFTQTSVLSHTSHIHPDLRLITFTQTSVISHSPRPRSYHIHPDLSHITFTQTSVIPHSPRPQSYHIHPTFTQTSVLSHTPHIHPDLGLITYTPHSPRPPSYHIHPDLRLITFTQTSVLSHTPHIHPDLGLITYTPHSPRPQSYHIHPTFTQTSVISHTSHIHPDLGHITYTEHSPRPRSYHIHRTFTQTSVISHTSHIHPDLRLITYTPHSPRPRSYHIHPTFTHTSVLSYTPNIHPDLGLITYTPHSPRPQSYHIRPTFTQTSVISHTPHIHPDLGHITYTPHSPRPQSYHIHPTLAELSVFSHTHWLSALYLIIVNIEPVKVGGW, encoded by the exons ATGGTTCCATACAATGAACAGCCAATGTGCATCCAATCAGTCCAATCATCACGGTGCGCACAGGCGCGCCCTCCACACCCCCGGCTCTTCCGCTCAGCCTGGCGAATAATCACATTTCTCTGCTCAGAGCCGACATTCCTTTCCCCCATGTCAGAATTCACACCTGTGTGTGAATGTGATTACACGAGTCATGTGACAGCGGCccggggggactacaagtcccagcatgaccgCCACACACTGCGCATCTTCTCCCCCGCTTCTTATCACATTCACCCAGACCTCGGTCATATCACATTCACCCAGACCTCGGTCATATCACATTCACCCAGACCTCAGTCATATCACATACGTCCCACATTCACCCAGACCTCCGTCTTATCACATTCACCCAGACCTCGGTCATATCACATTCACCCAGACCTCAGTCATATCACATTCACCCAGACCTCGGTCATACCACATTCACCCAGACCTCAGTCATATCACATACACCCCACATTCACCCAGACCTCCGTCTTATCACATACACCCCACATTCACCCAGACCTCGGTCTTATCACATACACCCCACATTCACCCAGAC CTCGGTCTTATCACATACACCCCACATTCACCCAGACCTCGGTCTTATCACATACGTCCCACATTCACCCAGACCTCCGTCTTATCACATTCACCCAGACCTCGGTCATATCACATTCACCCAGACCTCGGTCATATCACATTCACCCAGAC CTCAGTCATATCACATTCACCCAGACCTCGGTCATACCACATTCACCCAGACCTCAGTCATATCACATACACCCCACATTCACCCAGACCTCCGTCTTATCACATACACCCCACATTCACCCAGACCTCGGTCTTATCACATACACCCCACATTCACCCAGACCTCCGTCTTATCACATTCACCCAGACCTCCGTCTTATCACATTCACCCAGACCTCCGTCTTATCACATACACCCCACATTCACCCAGACCTCGGTCTTATCACATACACCCCACATTCACCCAGAC CTCAGTCATATCACATACACCCCACATTCACCCAGACCTCAGTCATATCACATACGTCCCATATTCACCCAGACCTCGGTCATATCACATACACCGAACATTCACCCAGACCTCGGTCATATCACATACACCGAACATTCACCCAGACCTCGGTCATATCACATACGTCCCACATTCACCCAGACCTCCGTCTTATCACATACACCCCACATTCACCCAGACCTCGGTCTTATCACATACACCCCACATTCACCCATACCTCGGTCTTATCATATACACCGAACATTCACCCAGACCTCGGTCTTATCACATACACCCCACATTCACCCAGACCTCAGTCATATCACATACGTCCCACATTCACCCAGACCTCGGTCATATCACATACACCCCACATTCACCCAGACCTCGGTCATATCACATACACCCCACATTCACCCAGACCTCAGTCATATCACATTCACCCCACATTGGCTGAGCTCTCAGTCTTCTCACATACACATTGGCTGTCTGCTCTGTATCTGATCATTGTAAATATTGAACCTGTGAAGGTCGGGGGATGGTGA
- the LOC141116450 gene encoding uncharacterized protein isoform X11 gives MVPYNEQPMCIQSVQSSRCAQARPPHPRLFRSAWRIITFLCSEPTFLSPMSEFTPVCECDYTSHVTAARGDYKSQHDRHTLRIFSPASYHIHPDLGHITFTQTSVISHSPRPQSYHIRPTFTQTSVLSHSPRPRSYHIHPDLSHITFTQTSVIPHSPRPQSYHIHPTFTQTSVLSHTPHIHPDLGLITYTPHSPRPRSYHIHPTFTQTSVLSHTSHIHPDLRLITFTQTSVISHSPRPRSYHIHPDLSHITFTQTSVIPHSPRPQSYHIHPTFTQTSVLSHTPHIHPDLGLITYTPHSPRPPSYHIHPDLRLITFTQTSVLSHTPHIHPDLGLITYTPHSPRPRSYHIRPTFTQTSVLSHSPRPQSYHIRPIFTQTSVISHTPNIHPDLGHITYVPHSPRPQSYHIHPTFTQTSVISHTSHIHPDLGHITYTEHSPRPRSYHIHRTFTQTSVISHTSHIHPDLRLITYTPHSPRPRSYHIHPTFTHTSVLSYTPNIHPDLGLITYTPHSPRPQSYHIRPTFTQTSVISHTPHIHPDLGHITYTPHSPRPQSYHIHPTLAELSVFSHTHWLSALYLIIVNIEPVKVGGW, from the exons ATGGTTCCATACAATGAACAGCCAATGTGCATCCAATCAGTCCAATCATCACGGTGCGCACAGGCGCGCCCTCCACACCCCCGGCTCTTCCGCTCAGCCTGGCGAATAATCACATTTCTCTGCTCAGAGCCGACATTCCTTTCCCCCATGTCAGAATTCACACCTGTGTGTGAATGTGATTACACGAGTCATGTGACAGCGGCccggggggactacaagtcccagcatgaccgCCACACACTGCGCATCTTCTCCCCCGCTTCTTATCACATTCACCCAGACCTCGGTCATATCACATTCACCCAGACCTCGGTCATATCACATTCACCCAGACCTCAGTCATATCACATACGTCCCACATTCACCCAGACCTCCGTCTTATCACATTCACCCAGACCTCGGTCATATCACATTCACCCAGACCTCAGTCATATCACATTCACCCAGACCTCGGTCATACCACATTCACCCAGACCTCAGTCATATCACATACACCCCACATTCACCCAGACCTCCGTCTTATCACATACACCCCACATTCACCCAGACCTCGGTCTTATCACATACACCCCACATTCACCCAGAC CTCGGTCTTATCACATACACCCCACATTCACCCAGACCTCGGTCTTATCACATACGTCCCACATTCACCCAGACCTCCGTCTTATCACATTCACCCAGACCTCGGTCATATCACATTCACCCAGACCTCGGTCATATCACATTCACCCAGAC CTCAGTCATATCACATTCACCCAGACCTCGGTCATACCACATTCACCCAGACCTCAGTCATATCACATACACCCCACATTCACCCAGACCTCCGTCTTATCACATACACCCCACATTCACCCAGACCTCGGTCTTATCACATACACCCCACATTCACCCAGACCTCCGTCTTATCACATTCACCCAGACCTCCGTCTTATCACATTCACCCAGACCTCCGTCTTATCACATACACCCCACATTCACCCAGACCTCGGTCTTATCACATACACCCCACATTCACCCAGACCTCGGTCTTATCACATACGTCCCACATTCACCCAGACCTCCGTCTTATCACATTCACCCAGACCTCAGTCATATCACATACGTCCCATATTCACCCAGACTTCGGTCATATCACATACACCGAACATTCACCCAGACCTCGGTCATATCACATATGTCCCACATTCACCCAGACCTCAGTCATATCACATACACCCCACATTCACCCAGACCTCAGTCATATCACATACGTCCCATATTCACCCAGACCTCGGTCATATCACATACACCGAACATTCACCCAGACCTCGGTCATATCACATACACCGAACATTCACCCAGACCTCGGTCATATCACATACGTCCCACATTCACCCAGACCTCCGTCTTATCACATACACCCCACATTCACCCAGACCTCGGTCTTATCACATACACCCCACATTCACCCATACCTCGGTCTTATCATATACACCGAACATTCACCCAGACCTCGGTCTTATCACATACACCCCACATTCACCCAGACCTCAGTCATATCACATACGTCCCACATTCACCCAGACCTCGGTCATATCACATACACCCCACATTCACCCAGACCTCGGTCATATCACATACACCCCACATTCACCCAGACCTCAGTCATATCACATTCACCCCACATTGGCTGAGCTCTCAGTCTTCTCACATACACATTGGCTGTCTGCTCTGTATCTGATCATTGTAAATATTGAACCTGTGAAGGTCGGGGGATGGTGA
- the LOC141116450 gene encoding uncharacterized protein isoform X17: MVPYNEQPMCIQSVQSSRCAQARPPHPRLFRSAWRIITFLCSEPTFLSPMSEFTPVCECDYTSHVTAARGDYKSQHDRHTLRIFSPASYHIHPDLGHITFTQTSVISHSPRPQSYHIRPTFTQTSVLSHSPRPRSYHIHPDLSHITFTQTSVIPHSPRPQSYHIHPTFTQTSVLSHTPHIHPDLGLITYTPHSPRPRSYHIHPTFTQTSVLSHTSHIHPDLRLITFTQTSVISHSPRPRSYHIHPDLSHITFTQTSVIPHSPRPQSYHIHPTFTQTSVLSHTPHIHPDLGLITYTPHSPRPPSYHIHPDLRLITFTQTSVLSHTPHIHPDLGLITYTPHSPRPRSYHIRPTFTQTSVISHTPNIHPDLGHITYVPHSPRPQSYHIHPTFTQTSVISHTSHIHPDLGHITYTEHSPRPRSYHIHRTFTQTSVISHTSHIHPDLRLITYTPHSPRPRSYHIHPTFTHTSVLSYTPNIHPDLGLITYTPHSPRPQSYHIRPTFTQTSVISHTPHIHPDLGHITYTPHSPRPQSYHIHPTLAELSVFSHTHWLSALYLIIVNIEPVKVGGW, translated from the exons ATGGTTCCATACAATGAACAGCCAATGTGCATCCAATCAGTCCAATCATCACGGTGCGCACAGGCGCGCCCTCCACACCCCCGGCTCTTCCGCTCAGCCTGGCGAATAATCACATTTCTCTGCTCAGAGCCGACATTCCTTTCCCCCATGTCAGAATTCACACCTGTGTGTGAATGTGATTACACGAGTCATGTGACAGCGGCccggggggactacaagtcccagcatgaccgCCACACACTGCGCATCTTCTCCCCCGCTTCTTATCACATTCACCCAGACCTCGGTCATATCACATTCACCCAGACCTCGGTCATATCACATTCACCCAGACCTCAGTCATATCACATACGTCCCACATTCACCCAGACCTCCGTCTTATCACATTCACCCAGACCTCGGTCATATCACATTCACCCAGACCTCAGTCATATCACATTCACCCAGACCTCGGTCATACCACATTCACCCAGACCTCAGTCATATCACATACACCCCACATTCACCCAGACCTCCGTCTTATCACATACACCCCACATTCACCCAGACCTCGGTCTTATCACATACACCCCACATTCACCCAGAC CTCGGTCTTATCACATACACCCCACATTCACCCAGACCTCGGTCTTATCACATACGTCCCACATTCACCCAGACCTCCGTCTTATCACATTCACCCAGACCTCGGTCATATCACATTCACCCAGACCTCGGTCATATCACATTCACCCAGAC CTCAGTCATATCACATTCACCCAGACCTCGGTCATACCACATTCACCCAGACCTCAGTCATATCACATACACCCCACATTCACCCAGACCTCCGTCTTATCACATACACCCCACATTCACCCAGACCTCGGTCTTATCACATACACCCCACATTCACCCAGACCTCCGTCTTATCACATTCACCCAGACCTCCGTCTTATCACATTCACCCAGACCTCCGTCTTATCACATACACCCCACATTCACCCAGACCTCGGTCTTATCACATACACCCCACATTCACCCAGACCTCGGTCTTATCACATACGTCCCACATTCACCCAGAC TTCGGTCATATCACATACACCGAACATTCACCCAGACCTCGGTCATATCACATATGTCCCACATTCACCCAGACCTCAGTCATATCACATACACCCCACATTCACCCAGACCTCAGTCATATCACATACGTCCCATATTCACCCAGACCTCGGTCATATCACATACACCGAACATTCACCCAGACCTCGGTCATATCACATACACCGAACATTCACCCAGACCTCGGTCATATCACATACGTCCCACATTCACCCAGACCTCCGTCTTATCACATACACCCCACATTCACCCAGACCTCGGTCTTATCACATACACCCCACATTCACCCATACCTCGGTCTTATCATATACACCGAACATTCACCCAGACCTCGGTCTTATCACATACACCCCACATTCACCCAGACCTCAGTCATATCACATACGTCCCACATTCACCCAGACCTCGGTCATATCACATACACCCCACATTCACCCAGACCTCGGTCATATCACATACACCCCACATTCACCCAGACCTCAGTCATATCACATTCACCCCACATTGGCTGAGCTCTCAGTCTTCTCACATACACATTGGCTGTCTGCTCTGTATCTGATCATTGTAAATATTGAACCTGTGAAGGTCGGGGGATGGTGA
- the LOC141116450 gene encoding uncharacterized protein isoform X44: MVPYNEQPMCIQSVQSSRCAQARPPHPRLFRSAWRIITFLCSEPTFLSPMSEFTPVCECDYTSHVTAARGDYKSQHDRHTLRIFSPASYHIHPDLGHITFTQTSVISHSPRPQSYHIRPTFTQTSVLSHSPRPRSYHIHPDLSHITFTQTSVIPHSPRPQSYHIHPTFTQTSVLSHTPHIHPDLGLITYTPHSPRPRSYHIHPTFTQTSVLSHTSHIHPDLRLITFTQTSVISHSPRPRSYHIHPDLSHITFTQTSVIPHSPRPQSYHIHPTFTQTSVLSHTPHIHPDLGLITYTPHSPRPRSYHIHPTFTQTSVISHTPHIHPDLSHITYVPYSPRPRSYHIHRTFTQTSVISHTPNIHPDLGHITYVPHSPRPPSYHIHPTFTQTSVLSYTPNIHPDLGLITYTPHSPRPQSYHIRPTFTQTSVISHTPHIHPDLGHITYTPHSPRPQSYHIHPTLAELSVFSHTHWLSALYLIIVNIEPVKVGGW; encoded by the exons ATGGTTCCATACAATGAACAGCCAATGTGCATCCAATCAGTCCAATCATCACGGTGCGCACAGGCGCGCCCTCCACACCCCCGGCTCTTCCGCTCAGCCTGGCGAATAATCACATTTCTCTGCTCAGAGCCGACATTCCTTTCCCCCATGTCAGAATTCACACCTGTGTGTGAATGTGATTACACGAGTCATGTGACAGCGGCccggggggactacaagtcccagcatgaccgCCACACACTGCGCATCTTCTCCCCCGCTTCTTATCACATTCACCCAGACCTCGGTCATATCACATTCACCCAGACCTCGGTCATATCACATTCACCCAGACCTCAGTCATATCACATACGTCCCACATTCACCCAGACCTCCGTCTTATCACATTCACCCAGACCTCGGTCATATCACATTCACCCAGACCTCAGTCATATCACATTCACCCAGACCTCGGTCATACCACATTCACCCAGACCTCAGTCATATCACATACACCCCACATTCACCCAGACCTCCGTCTTATCACATACACCCCACATTCACCCAGACCTCGGTCTTATCACATACACCCCACATTCACCCAGAC CTCGGTCTTATCACATACACCCCACATTCACCCAGACCTCGGTCTTATCACATACGTCCCACATTCACCCAGACCTCCGTCTTATCACATTCACCCAGACCTCGGTCATATCACATTCACCCAGACCTCGGTCATATCACATTCACCCAGAC CTCAGTCATATCACATTCACCCAGACCTCGGTCATACCACATTCACCCAGACCTCAGTCATATCACATACACCCCACATTCACCCAGACCTCCGTCTTATCACATACACCCCACATTCACCCAGACCTCGGTCTTATCACATACACCCCACATTCACCCAGAC CTCGGTCTTATCACATACACCCCACATTCACCCAGAC CTCAGTCATATCACATACACCCCACATTCACCCAGACCTCAGTCATATCACATACGTCCCATATTCACCCAGACCTCGGTCATATCACATACACCGAACATTCACCCAGACCTCGGTCATATCACATACACCGAACATTCACCCAGACCTCGGTCATATCACATACGTCCCACATTCACCCAGACCTCCGTCTTATCACATACACCCCACATTCACCCAGAC CTCGGTCTTATCATATACACCGAACATTCACCCAGACCTCGGTCTTATCACATACACCCCACATTCACCCAGACCTCAGTCATATCACATACGTCCCACATTCACCCAGACCTCGGTCATATCACATACACCCCACATTCACCCAGACCTCGGTCATATCACATACACCCCACATTCACCCAGACCTCAGTCATATCACATTCACCCCACATTGGCTGAGCTCTCAGTCTTCTCACATACACATTGGCTGTCTGCTCTGTATCTGATCATTGTAAATATTGAACCTGTGAAGGTCGGGGGATGGTGA
- the LOC141116450 gene encoding uncharacterized protein isoform X37, translating to MTATHCASSPPLLITFTQTSVISHSPRPRSYHIHPDLSHITYVPHSPRPPSYHIHPDLGHITFTQTSVISHSPRPPSYHIHPDLRLITFTQTSVLSHTPHIHPDLGLITYTPHSPRPRSYHIRPTFTQTSVLSHSPRPRSYHIHPDLGHITFTQTSVISHTSHIHPDLRLITFTQTSVISHSPRPQSYHIHPDLGHTTFTQTSVISHTPHIHPDLRLITYTPHSPRPRSYHIHPTFTQTSVLSHSPRPPSYHIHPDLRLITYTPHSPRPRSYHIHPTFTQTSVLSHTSHIHPDLRLITFTQTSVISHTSHIHPDFGHITYTEHSPRPRSYHICPTFTQTSVISHTPHIHPDLSHITYVPYSPRPRSYHIHRTFTQTSVISHTPNIHPDLGHITYVPHSPRPPSYHIHPTFTQTSVLSYTPNIHPDLGLITYTPHSPRPQSYHIRPTFTQTSVISHTPHIHPDLGHITYTPHSPRPQSYHIHPTLAELSVFSHTHWLSALYLIIVNIEPVKVGGW from the exons atgaccgCCACACACTGCGCATCTTCTCCCCCGCTTCTTATCACATTCACCCAGACCTCGGTCATATCACATTCACCCAGACCTCGGTCATATCACATTCACCCAGACCTCAGTCATATCACATACGTCCCACATTCACCCAGACCTCCGTCTTATCACATTCACCCAGACCTCGGTCATATCACATTCACCCAGACCTCAGTCATATCACATTCACCCAGAC CTCCGTCTTATCACATTCACCCAGACCTCCGTCTTATCACATTCACCCAGACCTCCGTCTTATCACATACACCCCACATTCACCCAGACCTCGGTCTTATCACATACACCCCACATTCACCCAGACCTCGGTCTTATCACATACGTCCCACATTCACCCAGACCTCCGTCTTATCACATTCACCCAGACCTCGGTCATATCACATTCACCCAGACCTCGGTCATATCACATTCACCCAGACCTCAGTCATATCACATACGTCCCACATTCACCCAGACCTCCGTCTTATCACATTCACCCAGACCTCGGTCATATCACATTCACCCAGACCTCAGTCATATCACATTCACCCAGACCTCGGTCATACCACATTCACCCAGACCTCAGTCATATCACATACACCCCACATTCACCCAGACCTCCGTCTTATCACATACACCCCACATTCACCCAGACCTCGGTCTTATCACATACACCCCACATTCACCCAGACCTCCGTCTTATCACATTCACCCAGACCTCCGTCTTATCACATTCACCCAGACCTCCGTCTTATCACATACACCCCACATTCACCCAGACCTCGGTCTTATCACATACACCCCACATTCACCCAGACCTCGGTCTTATCACATACGTCCCACATTCACCCAGACCTCCGTCTTATCACATTCACCCAGACCTCAGTCATATCACATACGTCCCATATTCACCCAGACTTCGGTCATATCACATACACCGAACATTCACCCAGACCTCGGTCATATCACATATGTCCCACATTCACCCAGACCTCAGTCATATCACATACACCCCACATTCACCCAGACCTCAGTCATATCACATACGTCCCATATTCACCCAGACCTCGGTCATATCACATACACCGAACATTCACCCAGACCTCGGTCATATCACATACACCGAACATTCACCCAGACCTCGGTCATATCACATACGTCCCACATTCACCCAGACCTCCGTCTTATCACATACACCCCACATTCACCCAGAC CTCGGTCTTATCATATACACCGAACATTCACCCAGACCTCGGTCTTATCACATACACCCCACATTCACCCAGACCTCAGTCATATCACATACGTCCCACATTCACCCAGACCTCGGTCATATCACATACACCCCACATTCACCCAGACCTCGGTCATATCACATACACCCCACATTCACCCAGACCTCAGTCATATCACATTCACCCCACATTGGCTGAGCTCTCAGTCTTCTCACATACACATTGGCTGTCTGCTCTGTATCTGATCATTGTAAATATTGAACCTGTGAAGGTCGGGGGATGGTGA
- the LOC141116450 gene encoding uncharacterized protein isoform X34: MVPYNEQPMCIQSVQSSRCAQARPPHPRLFRSAWRIITFLCSEPTFLSPMSEFTPVCECDYTSHVTAARGDYKSQHDRHTLRIFSPASYHIHPDLGHITFTQTSVISHSPRPQSYHIRPTFTQTSVLSHSPRPRSYHIHPDLSHITFTQTSVIPHSPRPQSYHIHPTFTQTSVLSHTPHIHPDLGLITYTPHSPRPPSYHIHPDLRLITFTQTSVLSHTPHIHPDLGLITYTPHSPRPRSYHIRPTFTQTSVLSHSPRPRSYHIHPDLGHITFTQTSVISHTSHIHPDLRLITFTQTSVISHSPRPQSYHIHPDLGHTTFTQTSVISHTPHIHPDLRLITYTPHSPRPRSYHIHPTFTQTSVLSHTPHIHPDLGLITYVPHSPRPPSYHIHPDLRLITYTPHSPRPRSYHIHPTFTHTSVLSYTPNIHPDLGLITYTPHSPRPQSYHIRPTFTQTSVISHTPHIHPDLGHITYTPHSPRPQSYHIHPTLAELSVFSHTHWLSALYLIIVNIEPVKVGGW; this comes from the exons ATGGTTCCATACAATGAACAGCCAATGTGCATCCAATCAGTCCAATCATCACGGTGCGCACAGGCGCGCCCTCCACACCCCCGGCTCTTCCGCTCAGCCTGGCGAATAATCACATTTCTCTGCTCAGAGCCGACATTCCTTTCCCCCATGTCAGAATTCACACCTGTGTGTGAATGTGATTACACGAGTCATGTGACAGCGGCccggggggactacaagtcccagcatgaccgCCACACACTGCGCATCTTCTCCCCCGCTTCTTATCACATTCACCCAGACCTCGGTCATATCACATTCACCCAGACCTCGGTCATATCACATTCACCCAGACCTCAGTCATATCACATACGTCCCACATTCACCCAGACCTCCGTCTTATCACATTCACCCAGACCTCGGTCATATCACATTCACCCAGACCTCAGTCATATCACATTCACCCAGACCTCGGTCATACCACATTCACCCAGACCTCAGTCATATCACATACACCCCACATTCACCCAGACCTCCGTCTTATCACATACACCCCACATTCACCCAGACCTCGGTCTTATCACATACACCCCACATTCACCCAGACCTCCGTCTTATCACATTCACCCAGACCTCCGTCTTATCACATTCACCCAGACCTCCGTCTTATCACATACACCCCACATTCACCCAGACCTCGGTCTTATCACATACACCCCACATTCACCCAGACCTCGGTCTTATCACATACGTCCCACATTCACCCAGACCTCCGTCTTATCACATTCACCCAGACCTCGGTCATATCACATTCACCCAGACCTCGGTCATATCACATTCACCCAGACCTCAGTCATATCACATACGTCCCACATTCACCCAGACCTCCGTCTTATCACATTCACCCAGACCTCGGTCATATCACATTCACCCAGACCTCAGTCATATCACATTCACCCAGACCTCGGTCATACCACATTCACCCAGACCTCAGTCATATCACATACACCCCACATTCACCCAGACCTCCGTCTTATCACATACACCCCACATTCACCCAGACCTCGGTCTTATCACATACACCCCACATTCACCCAGAC CTCGGTCTTATCACATACACCCCACATTCACCCAGACCTCGGTCTTATCACATACGTCCCACATTCACCCAGACCTCCGTCTTATCACATTCACCCAGAC CTCCGTCTTATCACATACACCCCACATTCACCCAGACCTCGGTCTTATCACATACACCCCACATTCACCCATACCTCGGTCTTATCATATACACCGAACATTCACCCAGACCTCGGTCTTATCACATACACCCCACATTCACCCAGACCTCAGTCATATCACATACGTCCCACATTCACCCAGACCTCGGTCATATCACATACACCCCACATTCACCCAGACCTCGGTCATATCACATACACCCCACATTCACCCAGACCTCAGTCATATCACATTCACCCCACATTGGCTGAGCTCTCAGTCTTCTCACATACACATTGGCTGTCTGCTCTGTATCTGATCATTGTAAATATTGAACCTGTGAAGGTCGGGGGATGGTGA